tttaattaaaaattatcttaatacaccccacttccTTCCCCATAATATCCTCACATCCCACATTTTtaatatacaccttacattttctacacaCACCCCACAtatctcaaatcttataacactcatttttaattttgccaAATGATTTCAAACCATCTGAACGTtagtttgccgaatgatttcaaattgaatgattttaaaaaatgttgagGTTCATTTGAACATTtttcaataacaataataatgatttcaaaGCTTTCGAAACACCGATTTCGTGTTCCATttgtcaaaaatatttttttatcaatcaacatgtttgtagtttcattacttaaggttttattcaacaatggaaCATGAGAgaggttttgatagttgaagtagataaataatatgttaaaagtgatttgtgatgtatttataaattttttattattttttaaacttaataaggtcaaaattatcATTACATAATAGAGTAAATAAGTCatgaatattaaattttaatggagGATGTATTCAACATTTTATGAGATGTAAATATAAAAAGCCTTACTTTattgagagttttaacgaaaagcccacgatactgttcactttaatgaaaaaccacatttttacactaaaaagtcaaacatgttactattcactttactctttatattatctttatcattaaaactcaaaattttcaaacctttttcattagttttctttacttttttatttttaatatcaaAATAGAACAAACCATTATTGTAATCTCAATAAATAAAAAGTCCAACTAAGAACGCTGTACTATCAACAaataggacaaggattgtcttcCCTTCCTTTTTTCATGTCCTTCCATgctctcctgttttgtgtggtcatggttaagtcacgttaacattatatatatatatttttataaagataataagacaaaaataaatagtaatataaaatgttgacgtggcttaaccgtgaccacacaaacaggagggcatagaatgacataaaaaaaaggaagggcagacaatccttgtcccaacAAATAATAAGAAATCAAATCAGTCATATCCGAAATTTTAATGGTTTCATGCATATATAACAGTCTGAAGCGAACCTGTTTTCCAATTGTATGTGCCGGGCCCGTATAAGAGATTAGGCATCTTAgccctggtttggtattgatgtgattttgaaaaaagtgggtataaaaaaaaattaggagagtttttagtgtttggtaaacactctAAATCAACTTTATTTGAaagttttaaatgaaaaaaaccaaaaacatgaAACTGCAAAAAGcaacttaaaaaaaacagcttattgAAAAAAACACGGATAAACAGTAATtcattaatgaaattttcaatttgCCAACGTTGCTCTCCTTTCTCCTGCCTTCCACACACTTTCAGACTCTCTCTCGCACGACCTCTTCAAGCTtcaaccaaaaaccctagcgATTCTCGTTCCTTTTCGACGAACCCGAATCGAAATCAGGATCTGTTAAGCCCTAATCGCAGCAATCTCACGGCATCGCGGGCTCCGTCCGCTGAAACTGTGAGTGTATTTCTTGCTCTTCGCGATAAATTTAACAGATATGTTTGCTTACTGCTAAGTTGTGCCTCGAGTTGATCAAATGCTTGTTCGTGTGGGTTCTTACTGTCACGGGTCGGTTTTAACATAGGAGTTGGATTAGAAAAGATAAATATTGGGGGGGTTTTCTGTTGTGCCTTGGTCCGTTCATtagtgcggaaacgagattcagattacaacctcaccaaaatcacagtcagttgaacagaataaaatacaagaaataaagcaccgagaaatttacgaggttcggcaaaaacctgcctacgtccccagagagatattgctcttcactatgagaataacagtacaatacacatgagttaaatcaacataacccaatcccaaatcccttgcacactcactcatagaattttcccaagagcctcactctacctcaagagttctttcacttgaatacttttcactctagctctcttgattttctctcaccCGTGCCCATGCTTTCCCATGGGAAAGCCGAATGCTCTCCCCCTTTGGATGCTCTCTGATGCCTTCTCAGGAGAGAGCCaaatctctcattctctccctTCGGTTCTTAGCAAAAtaaatagcaaaagaaaaaggaatcaaCTTCCCCTTTTTCCACAAACATCATCattaaagtaaaagcaagcatcatcattatgtttttactcatgatgatgtccaccaaacttttgcttttactttgtctGCAATTTTCATGCAACCCACACCATGTGATATTTCCACCGAAAGCAAACACAGGTCACTTCATTGTTGTTAACACATGACTCATAATTACTCACAAatgtatgagccaaacacaacaatctccaccttggcgaatACACCATGCAAAAATCCTTGCACCCATCACCAAAGTCCATTGGCCTTACGTACCAGCATGCACACACTGAATCCACCTCATTGGTCCTGTTCCGATTCAGTCACTGCCAATGCATGTGCAGCTGCTGCAAGCTAAAAAATCACCATTTAGCTTCAGACAAGATCTCGACACATCCTCGTCTCCTCCAGCAGGTTTTCCTCCTTTTCATTGTCTGCAACCTGGAAACTCGTCAGCGCGCCATTTTCCAGCAACAACCCATCGAGCCAGACAAAATTCCCACACTTCCTCCTACCTCAGGACCATCTGATCACATGTGAATCATATAGCTCCACCTGCTGCAAAACCCCTGCAACACTTGAGACTAAACATCACCAGGAGAAGTGTTGCTTCTGAGTACCTAGAGGGCATACTCGAAGTCTTACACCACAAACTTGCTACAACCCGGTCTAGCACCTGTAGCACTGTGGACCCTTGCCTCTGGAACCGGATCTGAACCTGCTGTCTCTCTCAGATcctctttccaattttcttccaCGATTCCAACCTTTAATAACTTAAGCAGTCTTGTGCCCACCATTATCCATGGTCTCCTTTGTGTATCATTCCACACCAAAGAAGCTTGCACCTGCTCCAAACTTACTGTAACTTTCCATGCAGTAAAGTTTCACAAGGTTCTCGTACGAATCTGAAAGTGAGGGAAGAAGAAATAGGCctttgtcttcttcctcaacatcaactttcgcaGTAGATCTAAGCATCCCTGAACATGGCTTCCATTTCTTCAAGCTTCCATTACTCTCCTTTACCAAGAGTAAAACCGCCTCTCCCATTAAACTGCTCAACTGAAAAATTCATGGTGAACAACAAATCTGGACCTCCAacgatgctctgataccaattgttgtgccttggcccgtttgtcagtgcggaaacgagattcagattacaacctcaccaaaatcACAGTCAgttgaacaaaataaaatacaagaaataaagcaccgagaaatttacgaggttcggcaaaaacctgcctacgtccccagagagatattgctcttcactatgagaataacagtacaaatacacatgagttaaatcaacataacccaatcccaaatcccttgcacacccactcatagaattttcccaagagcctcactctacctcaagagttctttcacttgaatacttttcactctagctctcttgattttctctcaccCGTGCCCATGCTTTCCCATGGGAAAGCCGAATGCTCTCCCCCTTTGGATGCTCTCTGATGCCTTCTCAGGAGAGAGCCaaatctctcattctctccctTCGGTTCTTAGCAAAAtaaatagcaaaagaaaaaggaatcaaCTTCCCCTTTTTCTACAAACATCATCattaaagtaaaagcaagcatcatcattatgtttttactcatgatgatgtccaccaaacttttgcttttactttgtctGCAATTTTCATGCAACCCACACCATGTGATATTTCCACCGAAAGCAAACACAGGTCACTTCATTGTTGTTAACACATGACTCATAATTACTCACAAatgtatgagccaaacacaacatTTTCTGTGGAATATGCTATTCTTGAAATGTTGGTATGGTAAATTTTCCCAGATTTTTAATCGGTTGGATTTGGTTTGCTTGTTCTTGATTTGAAtctgctgtttttttttcttattcagATAGCAAAGATTTTCGATTAGGAATCGATTCGATTATCCTCCTCCTCAAAACCCCTCCGCCTCTTCTGCTGTTGCCTGCCGCTgcacctcttcctcctcctccttttccTCTGTTGCCTGCCGCTGCACCTCTGGTAAGCTTCTCGTCTAAAatttcgttatgtatttgtttggaTTTTGAAATTTGGGATGGGGAGAGTGAGTGAAAGAGGGGTGGGAAGAGCGAAGGGATGAGTGTATGGGTgtcgggaaaaaaaaattggggatGGAGGGTCGGGAAAAAATTAATTGGGAAAGGTGATATGGTTTTCTTCTTCACTATTTAATCTGTTCTCTAAACTAATACTAGGCAAAGGTACTCCGCGTTCAAGAAAGAGTGACCGAGTCAATCAAAATGAGCAATTAAACAATCATTTGGATGATGGCTTTTCATCTTTGTCCACAGGTTAATCTCTTCTCCAAAGGTTCTCATTTGTGTCTGGTTGACAAATGAGAATATTGTAAAAAGATATATTTTAGTTGCTTTGAAGGCTATTCACCATCTGTTTCCTTGCAAGGGGGACTCTGACTTTGGTAACATGTTTGTTTTATTCTTCGTTGCATCGGTGTTTCAGAAGCTTCTGttgatttcattttaaacaaaaCATGAGGCATGACGCTGGATACAAGTTTGATAGGCTAATTAGTTACAATTTGGTGAGAACTTGAGTTAAAATTGTTGTTTTagcatttctttttccttttgtatTGGATTTTTTTCGACTTTCAAGTCAATTGTAATTGGCTTTCCTGGTTTTATTATGTACATAGTCTACTGTTCCAAAATTATCAAGTTGAAGGATCACATGAGATAGAAGCATTAAGAAATAGAATAGCGGCAAGTGTGATGAATGCATCTAATTAGATTGCTATCagtctaaaatatttcaattgaagtagtttgtcatactaattaatatttaagataaagtttataaatatttttcttttaaaaatgaagtatatttagtaattcacctttatttgttaagaaaattaaattaatagcacATCTAGTATTATACTCTTTTTGGTCATTTTACACAGTCAtagctgttttacataaaagtttatcaaataCTATcatactactttttttttttttttttttctaaaagcacttttacaaaaaagtttaccaacactttgctgttttatttcacagttgtttattctcacaatacagcaaaaacagtttttttttcaaagcacaacaataccaaaccagctctTATTCTAGGCTTCCCACAAGATTGGCCTTCTCCTTTAGAACAAACTTTTGTATCTTCCCAGTGGAATTAGGCAAATCCCCAAACACCAAAGCTTGTGGAACCATAAAGGCAGGCATTTTCTTCTCACAAAACCTCATAATCTCTTTACAACTTTcttcaccaccaccaaaacccttCTTCAACTTCAAGAAAGCGCAAGGAGTCTCCCCCAAAACCTCATCATGTTTCCCCACAACAGCAGCCTCCAAAACTTGTGGATGAGTCAGCAAAACTGCCTCCACCTCAAGTGTGCTTATAGCCTCCCCACCAGAAATTATAATGTCCCTTGCCCTATCTTTCATCTGAATGTACCCACCTGAATGCCTAACTGCCAGGTCACCAGTCCTATACCATCCACCACTGAAAATTTCATGATTAGGGTTTGAGTGTTTCAGATATCCCAACATCAAAGTGTTGCCTCTAAACATGATCTCCCCCATTGTTTTTCCATCATATGGCACACTCTCCATATTGTTTGGATCCTTCACATCAACCCCTTCCATCATTAGATTGTACTGAGATTCCAACTGGGGTTTGCATGTTGTGACAATTGCGGGTCCAAGAGCCTCGGTCATGCCATATCCATGGCTCACATTAAACCCTAATTCTGTAACCTTGATCAGAATCTCGGGTGCTGGCAATGCACCAGCAACAATAATCTCCACACTTGATTTTATAACCCTAGATTGATAATTTTCTGAGGCATCTGCTAGAATGTTTAATATAGAGGGTGCACCACATAAGTGTGTTACCTTGTGAAGATCAATTGCTTCAAAAATGGCTTTGGCTGAGACACTTCTGAGACAGATATTGGTGCCACCAAGAGCAGCAACGGCCCAAGGGTAGCACCAGCCATTGCACCGAAACATTTCGACCGTCCATAGAAAAACCGGCATTTTTCTCATGTCACTCTGAAAAATTGCTCCCAGTGAATTTAGGTACACCGCTCTGTGGCTGTACACAACTCCCTTGGGATCACCTGTTGACCCAGAAGTGTAACTCACCGAAATTGGATCACATTCATTGTTGGGTCTGAGAATCTGAAAACTGGGTTCTGCTGATTCCTGCAGGTCATTGTAATTAAGGGCATCTGGTGGAAGATCAAGATCAGTAGGAGAAGATGATGATAATTGGCCACACTTTGGGATTTGAATGAGGAGAGGTGGCTTGGAGTTGGACTTTGTTTGGGACAAAATGTCAAGTGATTGGAGGACAACTTTAAGGTACTGATGATCTACAATAATGACTTTGGCTTCCAGTTGTTGTAATATCAACGCTAATGCGGGTGCGTCCAGCTTAATGTTAAGTGCACAAAGAACTGCTCCAGCCATTGGAACGCTGAAATGTAGCTCATAAAGTGCTGGAATGTTTGGTGCAAAAGCTGCAACCTGGTCAGGGAAGAAGttcaaacattttaattgaTTAGAAATTACTGTTACATTATACATACTGCACAAAGTCAAGTCGTGTGCTTCCGCTATACAGAACGTGTGTTACCTTTCTTACGTAGTGGGCAAATGCATGTCATAAgtgagatgggccttctaggccatctccaaccgaagggtccagagggccgaaaatagccctgaaacagtctccaaccaagggctaggccagagggctcgggaatctgggagggccccacggaatttcaaagggccaaagggctggctatttttttttaatgttttgttattcctgtcggttataaccgacaggatttcttaagaaaaattcaaatgtaacggctagtagccgttgcatttggttttttttttttttttttttacagttttattattattttttatttacaaaaattttcatataacttctatttttttcctataacttctattctatttcacaaaatttatttcatattttttttaaattccatttttttcctataacttttatttcacaaaatttgtttcatattttttttaaattccattttttcctataacttctatttcacaaaatttgtcacttagccgttggatttgaatttaagttgtagttttaaataataaattatgtttagccctatgaccctttgatCCTCGGTTAGAGACAGAGGCAATAtgaccatgtactgttcattaaaatattaatatcttggggaatcttggagggccagagggctaaaacgagccatttggccagccctcggttagagatggccttactGCAAGAATTTTATGGCACACTCAAATGTGTGGGGTAATGATAGGGAGATCAAtcatttaaaatcaaattttgtaaaccatatgagatgattgttgatgattgaattattatttaagtgttttaacatgcttattttctattagtgacacattacatagtttgtaaatttattcTTAAAAAAATTAGTCTATCTTGCACTACTCCACTATGTGCCGTGAAGTACTTTTATGGCATATAATATGTGACACGAAAAGCTAATTTTGGTGTTGTGTTTGACATAATCCCACTTCAAATaacaaggaaagaaagaaaaaaccttaatcaatgacttgatcttgaatcatcTTATATATTTAATTGGCTGATGACTGGTTCCCAAGTGTTAAAGATTAGTGGGAGGAGATTTTTCTTTCTCCAGTTGGGTTTATTATATTCGATAAAAAGAAGTTTCGATTATGTACGTCACACCAGTTATGTCACTGGCACATATGTAGCCTTAGCAACATGCAAATTTTTAAGACAGGACCTCGTCGTAAGACAGTACGTAgtatgtgagagagagagagagtttgaggaATCTGCAACGCATACTAAAAAGAAATCTGCAAACGTAAGCTTTTTGGGTTTTAGTCGGTTTGGTCAAAGACTCAAAGTGTTCGTGTTTCTATTGAACTCTTGTTCTCAATAAAGTTAAGCAAAGGGTTAAAAGGTCTTTatctattatttatttttgtcggCCTAGGTCTGGAAGATGACAATACACACAAACCAACGGACAAATTAATATACAAATGGGAATAAAATTAGCAATACACAACAAACATCAATGACATAAAAAACTGAGCATAAACCAGCATATATCAGTACATGAGGATCCTACACATAATTCTCAACATGCAACGACTTATGAGTTCTCTGTACCTGGACATACTTGAACTGAACATTCAACCTAAAATCAATTAATAATGAGCGTAAAACCATAGCTAAATTagaattaaatataaaattgaagaaatgaaagaaatATGATGAACTGAGAGCTTTTCTGTTTCTCATGTTTCTTCTTGATCAACTACAGTCTTATTCTATTAAACTCTCTCTAGAATCTTATGATTGTTTTGAATATAtacagttttatttatttattttaatatagcTCGAGTAAGCTAACTTTCGTAGtcactaagggctggtttggtattgctgtgctttgaaaaaaagctgcttctGCTATGCTGTATGAATAAGCagttgtgaaataaagcagcaaagtgtttagtaaactttttggtaaaagtgcttttgaaaaaaaaaaacagtattatagtgtttggtaaacttttatataaaacagatgtgaaaaaaagccggtttttcaaagttgggttttgcaactttgtgtttttggctttttttcacccaaaattgtgaaaaaaaaaactgaagttgAATGTTTACTAAACACAAAAAAGCTTCCAACTTTTTTTGATACCCACTTTTTTTAGAATcatctcagtaccaaaccaggcctAAGTCTCCCACTTAGAGCTTAACAAACTATAACCACTTGGTTAACAGGCTAGGATAGCTTTACAATTCTCATTCAGATGATGACATCTAGCAATAGATAGACTCGATATTTTTAAGGGAATTGGATCCGCTCCGGAACCTAGTGTCCGGAGCCTAATGATCAATTCATAAGGGCCGCTGATTGGTATGTAAAAGAAATAAGAGCCGTTGGTTTTGTGTGGTGGGCCAGGAAAATGAGTTAATAGGGATCGTTGGACTGAATTTGTGCGGCCTAGATGAATTGATCCCTAGACTCCGAACACTAAGGTCTGGAGTAGATCCAATTCCATTTTTAAGTACTTTATACAAGACTTCCATTTCAAATTTGGGAGATACCCTTAACAAGCataatctatatatatacatatatatatatatgtgtgtgtgtgtgtgtatgtatatgtatatgtatatatgtatataacctATGTGTTTTGTATTACCTGAAATGGGATGTgtggttttatttaaaaaaaatgaaagtcgACGTATGCACAGACTGGCAGCTGATTCACCGTGCATGTTACTCTGGCGGTTCCATGATCATGGTTCCTCATGGGTCCATTTGACCCACCATGCACGCCAAGATGCATGAACAAGTTGCAACTGTTGACTTGGTGATTTGGCACCATTGACTGACAAAGTTCATTAACTAATTTGGGTCTTATAATATTAGGTCAATAATATTTAAatactaaataaaaaaataaattcttgACTTTACTACAGTCGGAGTCGTTGGTGACTAGTTAGTCGTGAGCTAGATCGATCTCCATCGCCATGGCTAATGGTGATCAAAGTTCCATGAAACTCAAATTAAAATGTAATGTGATCTTAATTGTTAGAAGACCTTCAGCTACAAGTTTGTGTTGAAAAGTATTTCTGTTTGTGCAGACACTacttttaacaaaagaaaattgatttttttactGAATGATAAGTGAGATACTCACAAAAAGATATGTATGTAACATTCAAAATTTCTACTTCAATACTAAACCAtatactaattaatatgacaATTCTTGAAACTAAATATACAATGAAATCCCTATATACTCATTTTCATAAAAGATTAGTATATAGCTACTTACAATATCATGGCGACATATGCCTAAGTGGACGAAAGCTGAGGCGACCTTGCGACATCTTTCAAGCGTCTGCTGCCATGAAAATCTCACTCCACCGTAAACGATCGAAATCTTATCGCCGTGGACAACAGCAGCTCGCTCTAAGAAGCTTATAGGTGACAAGGGTATGTAGTTTGCCGAGCACTG
This is a stretch of genomic DNA from Malus domestica chromosome 02, GDT2T_hap1. It encodes these proteins:
- the LOC103455723 gene encoding probable CoA ligase CCL13; amino-acid sequence: MNKASLVQCSANYIPLSPISFLERAAVVHGDKISIVYGGVRFSWQQTLERCRKVASAFVHLGICRHDIVAAFAPNIPALYELHFSVPMAGAVLCALNIKLDAPALALILQQLEAKVIIVDHQYLKVVLQSLDILSQTKSNSKPPLLIQIPKCGQLSSSSPTDLDLPPDALNYNDLQESAEPSFQILRPNNECDPISVSYTSGSTGDPKGVVYSHRAVYLNSLGAIFQSDMRKMPVFLWTVEMFRCNGWCYPWAVAALGGTNICLRSVSAKAIFEAIDLHKVTHLCGAPSILNILADASENYQSRVIKSSVEIIVAGALPAPEILIKVTELGFNVSHGYGMTEALGPAIVTTCKPQLESQYNLMMEGVDVKDPNNMESVPYDGKTMGEIMFRGNTLMLGYLKHSNPNHEIFSGGWYRTGDLAVRHSGGYIQMKDRARDIIISGGEAISTLEVEAVLLTHPQVLEAAVVGKHDEVLGETPCAFLKLKKGFGGGEESCKEIMRFCEKKMPAFMVPQALVFGDLPNSTGKIQKFVLKEKANLVGSLE